The genomic interval CAAAAATTAAGTGAAGCATTTATCGAAGTTTCAAAAGCAGTTACTCCAACAGTAGTTGCGATTGTTGTTTCTGGTGAATCTAAAGTTAATGTTCCGGAAGATCATCAAGATTTCTTTAAAGATTTTCCTTTCTTCCGGGATTTACCAAAGAATCAGCCGCAGCGCGGATCTGGTTCTGGTGTGATAATTTCAAATGACGGTTACATCATGACAAACAATCACGTTGTTGAAGGAGCAAAGACTATTAGTGTCACACTCACCGATAAAAGGAAGTTTAATGCGGAACTTATTGGCACAGA from Ignavibacteria bacterium carries:
- a CDS encoding trypsin; this encodes MNKHKLFASIALVLIGVVFGIVLVSGFGYVKSGHTVAQIGANNPLVNVNAEAQKLSEAFIEVSKAVTPTVVAIVVSGESKVNVPEDHQDFFKDFPFFRDLPKNQPQRGSGSGVIISNDGYIMTNNHVVEGAKTISVTLTDKRKFNAELIGT